Genomic segment of Clostridium sp. Marseille-P299:
ATGGGTGTAGGTTCAGGAAATTATAGTTATGCAACAGCGGTTGGTTTGTTTGAAGGATTAATAAGTCTAACGCTACTGACAATTGCTAATATAGCATCTAAAAAAGTATCCGACAGTGGATTATGGTAAGGAGGGGTGCGTATGTTTAAAAGAGCAAAAGAATCAAAAGCTGATCTAATGTCATCAGCACCTAAGCTTAAGATGTCTACTGGATATAAGGTTTTCACCGTATGTAATACGATTATCTTAGCCTTAATTGCGATTATGACTTTTTATCCGTTTCTTTATTTAGTAGCACAATCGTTCTCATCAGAGGCTGCAATATACTCAGGTAAAATTACTTTTTATCCGGTGGATTTTACAATAGCTACTTATCTATCCGTGGTATCAAAGGGAGACTTTATAAAATATTACGGCAATACCATTCTTTATACCTTGGTAGGAACTACACTTTCTGTATTACTTTCCTCCATGCTGGCTTATCCTTTATCTAAGCCAGAATTGCGGTTAAATAAATTTTTCGGACCATTTATTATATTTACGATGTATTTCGGTGGAGGTTTAATTCCAAACTACGTATTAATGAATGCTCTTGGTTTACGAAATACAACGGCTGCATTTATTCTTCCAGGAATGATTGGAACCTATTATGTGTTATTGATTCGTTCTTTTTATATCGGTCTTCCACGTGAATTAGAGGAAGCAGCAGAAATTGATGGGTTAACGAAATTTGGAGTGTTTTTTAAGATTATTTTTCCACTATCAAAACCAATAACAGCAACAATGCTCTTATTTTATGCAGCTAGCTATTGGAGTAACTGGTTTAATGCCTTTTTATACTTAGAAAACAGAACCAAATGGCCAGTTGCTTATTACATACGTCAAATCATACAAGGTGCAACTACAACAAGTGAAATTGGTGCAAATGATGCAGGAGCGGCACAGGTCGCAGCTAATATACGTTCTACCTCGATGGTACTAATGGTACTACCTATCATCTGTATATATCCATTTATACAGAAATACTTCGTACAAGGAATGATGCTTGGTGGAGTTAAGGAATAAATAATATTGTTATATTTCCGGTGGGGACCGGTGAAATATAAAGAGAATGGTAATAAGAGAAGGAGGATGTATGATGAAAAATAAGTTTTTGTGTATGCTACTATGTGCTATTATGGTGATTTCCCTTGTAAGCTGTGGAGGAAAGTCAAATGACACAGGTAAAAAAGTGGATAGTGGTAATACTTCTACAGTTGAAAAAGTGGATAATAGTGTTACGCCTACAGAAGAGAAACTCGGATATACCTTTGGCGAAAACTTTCATTCGGATGATCCAGTAAGCTATACAATGTTTTGGAGTGACCATGAGATGTATCCTTATCAGGATTCCTGGGAAATCTTTGATAAAATTAAGGAAGTTACAAATGTAACCTTAGATTTTAAAGATTACTCTATTGCACGTACCGATTATGACGCAAAGAAAGCTTTGATGATTAATTCAGGGCAATCAGCTTATATTATCCCAAAAACTTATGATGAGTCTGCATTTGTTGATGGTGGTGCAGTTGTGGCAGTTTCTGAATGGACTCAGTATATGCCTAATTATACAGCCTTTGTTGAGAAATATAATCTACAGCCAGATTTGGATACATTAAAAAAGGCAGATGGAAAGTATTATAGATTGCCTGGTTTAAAAGAAGCACCAGAACAGGATTATACTCTAATTATAAGGAAAGATATTTTTGATGCAGCGGGTGTTGATGTTGCTGCTATAGAGAAAGATTGGAAATGGAATGATTTATACGATGCGTTAGTTAAAGTAAAAGAATATATGGTTTCAAAGGGAATGTGTGCTGCAGGCGATTATATCTGGTCAGAAAGATGGCCTGGTGATGATGGTTCTGGTGGCAACTTACTAAAACTAATGGGATCTTCCTACGGAGTACCAGCAGGTTGGGCAGTTGGCAATGGTATGGCATATAACGCAGAAAAAGATGAATGGTATTTTGCTTCTATTTCAGAGGATTATAAAGAATTTATTACGATGTTAAATAAATTCATTAAAGGTGGACTTTTAGATCCAGAATCCTTTACTCAGACAGATGAGCAGGCTTGTCAAAAATTCTATCGTGGCGAAACAGTTATCTTTGGAACGAATAAAGCAGTGTATACGGATTATATTGCAAACTTAAATAGTACTTTGGGTGAAGGTAAGTACGAATTATATATTACAGTTTATCCAATGGGAAATAAGCCATATACTTCTGAAAATTATCGTCTTGAAAATGGTGTTATGATTGCATCGAAAGCACTTAAGGATCTTGGAGAAGAAGGATTTATAAAATTCATTCGATTTGTGGATTGGTTATTCTACTCAGAGGTTTCCTATGACCTTAGAAAATGGGGTGTAGAAGGAGAAACTTATGAGGTAGTTAAGGATGAAACTACTGGTAAGAATATTAAGAAACTATTACCACAATGGTATTGTGGTGGTTTAGCAATTGCGCAAACTTCAGATGATCAAAAAGATATGAGAATTGAACTTGGTTATGCAGGCGGCGTATTCTATTACGGAGGAACAGTAGCTCAGATTTCAGATGCTTATAACCCTGTATTACAAGATTATTTTAGAAGAAGCAATGAATACAGAGAGTTAAAGCCACTTGATCCTACATTTGCTGGAACAGAGGATGAAAATGAACAAATGAATCTTTGGAAAACTCCGTTAATTGACAACGTTAATAGTTGGAGCTTACAGTTTGCAACAGGACAAAAAGATATTGAAGCGGACTGGGATGCTTATGTAAGTAGTTGTAAGAACTTAATGTGTGATCAGTTAGCAAACTTATATAATGAAATATATAAGAGATAGATACAAACTTTTAAATCAAAAAGGAGTTCAAACAGGTCTAAAAAAACTTTAATTTGGCTCATACGAAATGGGAAAGCAAGTACCAAAAGCCAATCAACTCACACTGGATGAATATTTAAATAACATAAGCCTGCGCTTTATTGAGAGTGCAGGCTTATATTATAAAGATTCCTATATTCCGATGGTGTACAATTTTTGATCTTTTTAAAGATACGATTAAATGTTGATAGGCTTGAAAAACCAGATTGTAAAGCAATTTCAGTAATTGTAACTCCAGGGTGAATAAGTAAGTTTTCAGCAGATTTAATCCTTAGGTAACATAGATAATCATAGAAATTATATCCAGAACATTGCTTAAAGAGTCTGGAAAAGTGATACTTTGAAAAACCAGCAATGTCAGAAACCATTTCAAGTGTAATAGGGTCCATATAATGTTCATCAAGGAAATCAAATACCTTATTTAATCTTTCTATAAGGTATTTTTGCTTAAACATATTAAGGCCTTGGATATTATTGATATTTTCTATTGATATCTTAAAATTTCCTAAATAAACAAAAAATTCTAATAAGTGGGAGTATATAAGTAACTCTCGAAAGCTATCTTGGCTAAAATAATCATTACACATCTGTGTCAGTAAAAATGCCTCTTTGTCATAAATAGAACCATAATCTTGTTTATTAATAATGATAGCTTGTGATAAATATGGTGTAAGGTAAGAAAATCCCTTTATTTTAGTAAGCATGGAAACGTCAAACAAAAATATGAGTCTAGTTCCTGAAGATGGAGCTATTAAATGATGAAGTTCTCCTGCTGGAATTATAAAAATATCGCCTGGTTTAAGAATATATTCATTTTGCCCAACGATTACGGTATAGCCATTTTCCAAAGGCATAATAATTTCAAGTGCTGGATGCCAATGAGTTGAGAAATTGGCAACTTCTTTATTCACCCAAAAGCGGATGGTAGAACCAGGAAGGTAGTTTACAACTTCGTAGTCGCCTTCGACCACTCGCAAAAATTCTTCGGGTACTGGTTGTTGTCGATATCTTATAAGTAAATCATCGTCTAAGATATGGTGAAGATTAGCTTCCATTATAGCCTCCTTTCATAAGATATGCTTTTGAAGGTACACATTTAAAGAATACAACTTGCTGAGTGCAGATTGCTAAGTTTGAAGATAGACACTTTTATTGCTAATGTAAAGTAAAGTGAATTTGTATAAAGTATAGAAAATGCACAATAAAATCACGAAAAATTACGTTAAGCACAGCATGTTGTTATAAATGATGATATCATATTAAAATATAAATGACAATATATTAAAAAAATTGGAGTAAATATGGATAAAATGCAATGGATTTTCTAATTAATTTTTAATATAGCAATATCTGGTCAATATTTAGCAATACTCAATAAGAAAATAAAGGAAAATATACGTAAAATATATATATAAAAGACAAAAAAGTTAATTGATTTTTATTGGAAAACACGAAAGAACTTAAGTTAGCACGTAACTAACAATTTAATTAACAGGAGAGGTAGGTATGAAGTCGAAGAAAAAATATTTATTTGCTTTATTAATCGTAATCACAATAGCAATTCTATTTATCATTTTTTCACAAGAGCGAGATGTAAACTATCAACACAAGTATGCAAATGAAGTAAATTTAAGTAGCGATATTGAAGGAATTGGACGTGAAAATACATACTTAAAATACCTACAGGTGTATGAGGGGATATCTTACCCAGATACGGATGTTTCTGTAACTATTAAGGATTATGTAAAAGGAAACGATGTAGAAATACTAGATAATTTTGAAGGGGTAACGAATGTTATCTCGACTTCTGATGAATCTTATGTGGAGTGGGAAGTTGAGGTACCACAGGCAGGATTTTATCAAATATATATGGAATATTATCCAGTACAATCAAGAGGCGTAGATATTGAAAGAAAGTTATATATAAATGGAGAAGTTCCATTCTTAGGTGCAGATACTCTTAGTTTTACAAGACTATGGACAGATAAAAATGAAGTCAAACAGGATAATCAAGGAAATGATATTCGTCCAAGTCAGGTAGATGTTCCAAATTGGATTGGAGGATTTTTTAAAGATCACTCAGGATATTACGCGGAACCTTATACTTTTTATTTTAACGAAGGTAATAATACTATTGGATTAGAATCAGTAAATGAACCGGTGATTATTAAGTCATTAACATTAAAAAGTGTAGATCAGAATAAAAACTATGAAGCATATAAACAAAGTTTACCTACGGTTGCTGAATCAGAAGAAGCAAAAAATTATATTCAAGTGGTACAGGGAGAGACTGCTACACTTCGATCTTCACCATCCCTTTACGCGATCTATGATCGTTCTTCCTCTAATACAGTACCATATAGCGTTTCAAAGATAAAATTAAATATGATTGGAGGCAATGCTTGGAGAGTTGCTGGACAATGGATAGAGTGGGAATTTGAAGTACCACAAGAAGGTTACTACAATATAGCCCTAAAAGGACGACAGAATTATAATCGTGGATTTGTATCCAATCGATCGATTTATATTGATGGGGAGATACCTTTTTCAGAGTTAAACGAAATTAGTTTTCGTTACAATAATAAATGGGAGTCATTAAACTTGGAAGATAAAGATGGCATTCCATATCAATTTTATTTAACACAAGGTAAGCATTCTATAAAATTAGAAGTTACGCTTGGTGATCTTGGGCTTATATTAAATCAGATGGAAGAGTCTGTGTATCGTCTGAATGAAATGTATCGAAAAATATTGATACTAACAGGAACTACTCCAGATAAATATAGAGATTATAAAATTGATCAGGTATACCCAGAAATTATCGAAGCAATGGAATTAGAAAGCAAACGTTTATACAAAATAGTGGATGAAATCGTTAATTACACTGGGCAGAAGGCAAGTCAGGTTGCAGCGGCACTTACCTTAGCGCAACAATTAGAACGGTTTGTTAAGAATCCCGATAAAATACCAAAAAGTTTTACTAACTTTAGAGACAACATTAGTGCGCTAGGAACTTCTATATTAACTATGAGTGAAGCGCCACTTGATATTGACTATATCACAATCACTGGATTAGATGCAGAACCAAACGTCGTAAAAGAGAACTTGTTTGATAAGGTAATTCATGAAGTTCGATCATTTGTAGCGTCCTTTACCGAGGACTACAATGCGGTTGGTGATGTTTATGAGAAAGATGAGGCAATTGAGGTATGGATATTATCGGGGCGTGATCAAAGTACTATTTTAAAGGCAATGATTGATGATACATTTATACCAAAAACAGATATTAAAGTAAACGTAAAACTTGTAGAAGCGGGAACATTACTCAATGCCGTAATCGCAGGTACAGGACCTGACGTCGTATTATCTGTTGGTCAGGGAGAACCAGTAAATTATGCTTTAAGAAATGCAGTAGAGGATCTAACTCAGTTTTCTGATTATGAAGAAGTGTTAGAGAATTTCTATAAAAGTGCATATGAACCATTTAAGTTTGAAGACGGTATTTATGCGTTACCAGAAACACAGAATTTTAACGTTATGTTTTACCGAAAAGATATATTAAAAGAATTAAAGATAGATGTACCTAATACCTGGGATGAATTAATCGCTATACTTCCAATCATTCAGCAGAATAATATGTCGGTAGCAATACCTACAACTGAGCGTGTCATCGGTAACACTTCTTCTCCTGATTTATCAAGCTTTTTTGCGTTGTTATATCAAAATGGAGGGGCCTTATATAGTAAGGATGGACGTTCTACATTAATTGATGAAGAAAGTGGGGTTCAAGCATTTAGTACATTTACAAAATTCTTTACACATTATAAATTACCAACCATTTATGATTTTGTAAATCGATTTCGATCTGGTGAAATGCCAATTGGAATTCAAGACTATAGTGCATTTAACACCCTTGTTGTTTTTGCACCTGAAATCAGGGGCCTTTGGGATTTTACACTAATACCAGGAACATTAAAAGAAGATGGTACAATTGACCGCTCTTGTCATACCAGCGGAAGTGGAACTATGATGCTGGCTCAGGAGAATGAGATTAAAAAAGCAAATGCATGGGAGTTTATGAAGTGGTGGGTAAGTACCGAAACACAGGTTCGTTTTGGTCAAGAAATGGAAAGCGTAATGGGAGCTTCTGCTAGATATGCAACTGCGAATGTGAATGCGTTTGAGCAATTATCATGGAGCAAAGAACAGCAAGAAGTATTAAAAGAGCAAAGAACATACACCGTAGGCATTAGAGAGATAGCTGGAGGTTATTACACTGGAAGGCATATCACCAATGCAATACGTAGAATCATTAATAAAAAGGAAGATACGAGAGAAACACTTCTAGATTATGCTAGAACAATCAACGAAGAAATAAGTAAAAAGCGTTTAGAATTTGGACTGGATGAGAGATAGGGGGGATTGAGTTGGTTCAGTTTATTAAGAAATATTTTATGTTAAAAAAGAAAAATGCAATCATTGCATGGAAAAAAGCGAAGAAGTGTAAAACATATTATTTGTTCTTAGCGCCCTATGCCGTTTTATTTACCCTGTTTTATGTAATTCCAGTACTCACCTCCTTAATTTTAAGTTTTACATATTTCAATGTTTTAGAACCTCCTAAATTTATTGGACTTCAAAATTATATTAATTTAATTCTGGCAGACGATGTGTTTTTAACTGCTGTAAAAAATACATTTATACTTGCAGCAATTACAGGACCGATTGGATATATGGCCGCATTTTTATTTGCATGGTTTATTAATGAATTACCAAAAATGTTACGTGCATTTGCAGTTGTTATCTTTTATGCACCCACAATATCAGGTCAGGTATATTTGATATGGGCGATCATGTTTTCAGGGGATGCCTATGGGTATATTAATGCATTTCTGATGAAATTTGGTATCACGAATGCACCAATCTTATGGTTGACGAATCCTGCTTACATGTTACAAGTAGTTTTAATAGTTACTTTATGGATGAGTTTGGGAACAGGCTTCCTCGCTTTCGTTGCAGGTTTGCAGGGCGTTGATCGAGAACAATATGAGGCTGGATATATTGATGGAGTAAAAAACAGATGGCAGGAATTGTGGTATATTACGTTACCAAGTATGAAACCAATGCTTTTGTTTGGTGCTGTAATGACCATAACACAATCTTTTGGAATTGCGGATGTGCCGATTGCTTTGACAGGTTTTCCAAGTACAGATTATGCAACACAAACAGTAGTAACGCACTTGATTGACT
This window contains:
- a CDS encoding carbohydrate ABC transporter permease gives rise to the protein MFKRAKESKADLMSSAPKLKMSTGYKVFTVCNTIILALIAIMTFYPFLYLVAQSFSSEAAIYSGKITFYPVDFTIATYLSVVSKGDFIKYYGNTILYTLVGTTLSVLLSSMLAYPLSKPELRLNKFFGPFIIFTMYFGGGLIPNYVLMNALGLRNTTAAFILPGMIGTYYVLLIRSFYIGLPRELEEAAEIDGLTKFGVFFKIIFPLSKPITATMLLFYAASYWSNWFNAFLYLENRTKWPVAYYIRQIIQGATTTSEIGANDAGAAQVAANIRSTSMVLMVLPIICIYPFIQKYFVQGMMLGGVKE
- a CDS encoding sugar ABC transporter substrate-binding protein, whose amino-acid sequence is MMKNKFLCMLLCAIMVISLVSCGGKSNDTGKKVDSGNTSTVEKVDNSVTPTEEKLGYTFGENFHSDDPVSYTMFWSDHEMYPYQDSWEIFDKIKEVTNVTLDFKDYSIARTDYDAKKALMINSGQSAYIIPKTYDESAFVDGGAVVAVSEWTQYMPNYTAFVEKYNLQPDLDTLKKADGKYYRLPGLKEAPEQDYTLIIRKDIFDAAGVDVAAIEKDWKWNDLYDALVKVKEYMVSKGMCAAGDYIWSERWPGDDGSGGNLLKLMGSSYGVPAGWAVGNGMAYNAEKDEWYFASISEDYKEFITMLNKFIKGGLLDPESFTQTDEQACQKFYRGETVIFGTNKAVYTDYIANLNSTLGEGKYELYITVYPMGNKPYTSENYRLENGVMIASKALKDLGEEGFIKFIRFVDWLFYSEVSYDLRKWGVEGETYEVVKDETTGKNIKKLLPQWYCGGLAIAQTSDDQKDMRIELGYAGGVFYYGGTVAQISDAYNPVLQDYFRRSNEYRELKPLDPTFAGTEDENEQMNLWKTPLIDNVNSWSLQFATGQKDIEADWDAYVSSCKNLMCDQLANLYNEIYKR
- a CDS encoding helix-turn-helix transcriptional regulator, with the protein product MEANLHHILDDDLLIRYRQQPVPEEFLRVVEGDYEVVNYLPGSTIRFWVNKEVANFSTHWHPALEIIMPLENGYTVIVGQNEYILKPGDIFIIPAGELHHLIAPSSGTRLIFLFDVSMLTKIKGFSYLTPYLSQAIIINKQDYGSIYDKEAFLLTQMCNDYFSQDSFRELLIYSHLLEFFVYLGNFKISIENINNIQGLNMFKQKYLIERLNKVFDFLDEHYMDPITLEMVSDIAGFSKYHFSRLFKQCSGYNFYDYLCYLRIKSAENLLIHPGVTITEIALQSGFSSLSTFNRIFKKIKNCTPSEYRNLYNISLHSQ
- a CDS encoding extracellular solute-binding protein — translated: MKSKKKYLFALLIVITIAILFIIFSQERDVNYQHKYANEVNLSSDIEGIGRENTYLKYLQVYEGISYPDTDVSVTIKDYVKGNDVEILDNFEGVTNVISTSDESYVEWEVEVPQAGFYQIYMEYYPVQSRGVDIERKLYINGEVPFLGADTLSFTRLWTDKNEVKQDNQGNDIRPSQVDVPNWIGGFFKDHSGYYAEPYTFYFNEGNNTIGLESVNEPVIIKSLTLKSVDQNKNYEAYKQSLPTVAESEEAKNYIQVVQGETATLRSSPSLYAIYDRSSSNTVPYSVSKIKLNMIGGNAWRVAGQWIEWEFEVPQEGYYNIALKGRQNYNRGFVSNRSIYIDGEIPFSELNEISFRYNNKWESLNLEDKDGIPYQFYLTQGKHSIKLEVTLGDLGLILNQMEESVYRLNEMYRKILILTGTTPDKYRDYKIDQVYPEIIEAMELESKRLYKIVDEIVNYTGQKASQVAAALTLAQQLERFVKNPDKIPKSFTNFRDNISALGTSILTMSEAPLDIDYITITGLDAEPNVVKENLFDKVIHEVRSFVASFTEDYNAVGDVYEKDEAIEVWILSGRDQSTILKAMIDDTFIPKTDIKVNVKLVEAGTLLNAVIAGTGPDVVLSVGQGEPVNYALRNAVEDLTQFSDYEEVLENFYKSAYEPFKFEDGIYALPETQNFNVMFYRKDILKELKIDVPNTWDELIAILPIIQQNNMSVAIPTTERVIGNTSSPDLSSFFALLYQNGGALYSKDGRSTLIDEESGVQAFSTFTKFFTHYKLPTIYDFVNRFRSGEMPIGIQDYSAFNTLVVFAPEIRGLWDFTLIPGTLKEDGTIDRSCHTSGSGTMMLAQENEIKKANAWEFMKWWVSTETQVRFGQEMESVMGASARYATANVNAFEQLSWSKEQQEVLKEQRTYTVGIREIAGGYYTGRHITNAIRRIINKKEDTRETLLDYARTINEEISKKRLEFGLDER
- a CDS encoding carbohydrate ABC transporter permease encodes the protein MVQFIKKYFMLKKKNAIIAWKKAKKCKTYYLFLAPYAVLFTLFYVIPVLTSLILSFTYFNVLEPPKFIGLQNYINLILADDVFLTAVKNTFILAAITGPIGYMAAFLFAWFINELPKMLRAFAVVIFYAPTISGQVYLIWAIMFSGDAYGYINAFLMKFGITNAPILWLTNPAYMLQVVLIVTLWMSLGTGFLAFVAGLQGVDREQYEAGYIDGVKNRWQELWYITLPSMKPMLLFGAVMTITQSFGIADVPIALTGFPSTDYATQTVVTHLIDYGSIRFEMGYASAIATLLFITMILCNKLIQAMLRRVGT